A stretch of the Eulemur rufifrons isolate Redbay chromosome 20, OSU_ERuf_1, whole genome shotgun sequence genome encodes the following:
- the ACSS2 gene encoding acetyl-coenzyme A synthetase, cytoplasmic isoform X1, whose translation MGLPEERGRGSSGSRGQEEAGAGGRARSWSPPPEVSRSAHVPSLQRYRELHRRSVEEPREFWGDIAKEFYWKTPCPGPFLQYNFDVTKGKIFTEWMKGATTNICYNVLDRNVYEKKLGDKVAFYWEGNEPGETTQITYHELLVQVCQFSNVLRKQGIQKGDRVAIYMPMIPELVVAMLACARLGALHSIVFAGFSAESLCERILDSGCSLLITTDAFYRGEKLVNLKELADEALEKCQKKGFPVRCCIVVKHLGRSELGMGDSPSQSPPIKRPCPDVQGKLKEKSKRVRPQIPWNQGVDLWWHELMQEAGDECEPEWCDAEDPLFILYTSGSTGKPKGVVHTAGGYMLYVATTFKYVFDFHAEDVFWCTADIGWITGHSYVTYGPLANGATSVLFEGIPTYPDVSRLWSIVDKYKVTKFYTAPTAIRLLMKYGDEPVTKHSRASLQILGTVGEPINPEAWLWYHRVVGAQRCPIVDTFWQTETGGHMLTPLPGATPMKPGSATFPFFGVAPAILNESGEELEGEAEGYLVFKQPWPGIMRTVYGNHERFETTYFKKFPGYYVTGDGCRRDQDGYYWITGRIDDMLNVSGHLLSTAEVESALVEHEAVAEAAVVGHPHPVKGECLYCFVTLCDGHTFSPTLTEELKKQIREKIGPIATPDYIQNAPGLPKTRSGKIMRRVLRKIAQNDHDLGDTSTVADPSVINHLFSHRCLTTQ comes from the exons ATGGGGCTTCCAGAGGAGCGTGGCCGGGGCAGCAGCGGGAGCAGGGGCCAGGAGGAAGCTGGAGCCGGAGGCCGGGCGCGGAGTTGGTCTCCGCCGCCTGAGGTCAGCCGCTCCGCGCACGTCCCCTCGCTGCAGCGCTACCGCGAGCTGCACCGGCGCTCTGTGGAGGAGCCGAGGG AGTTTTGGGGAGACATTGCCAAGGAATTTTACTGGAAGACTCCATGCCCTGGCCCATTCCTCCAGTACAACTTTGACGTGACTAAAGGGAAAATCTTCACTGAGTGGATGAAAGGAGCAACTACGAACATCTGCTACAATGTACTGGATCGAAATGTCTATGAGAAAAAACTTGGAGATAAAGTTGCTTTTTACTG GGAGGGTAATGAACCAGGGGAGACCACCCAGATCACATACCATGAGCTTCTGGTCCAAGTGTGTCAGTTCAGCAATGTTCTCCGAAAACAGG GCATTCAGAAAGGTGACCGAGTGGCCATTTACATGCCTATGATCCCAGAACTTGTGGTGGCCATGCTGGCGTGTGCCCGCCTTGGGGCTTTGCACTCCATTGTG tTTGCAGGCTTCTCTGCAGAGTCTCTATGTGAAAGGATCCTGGATTCTGGTTGCAGCCTTCTCATCACTACAG ATGCTTTCTACAGGGGGGAAAAGCTTGTGAACCTGAAGGAGCTGGCTGACGAAGCCCTGGAGAAGTGTCAGAAGAA GGGTTTCCCAGTGAGATGCTGCATTGTGGTCAAGCACCTGGGGCGGTCAGAGCTGGGCATGGGTGACTCCCCCAGCCAGTCTCCCCCAATTAAGAGGCCATGCCCAGATGTACAG GGTAAGCTGAAAGAGAAATCCAAGCGTGTCCGGCCCCAG ATCCCATGGAACCAAGGGGTTGACTTGTGGTGGCATGAACTCATGCAAGAGGCAGGGGATGAGTGTGAGCCCGAGTGGTGTGATGCTGAGGACCCACTCTTCATCCTGTACACTAGTGGCTCCACAGGCAAACCCaag GGTGTGGTTCACACAGCTGGGGGATACATGCTCTATGTGGCCACGACCTTCAAGTATGTGTTTGACTTCCACGCAGAGGATGTGTTCTGGTGCACAGCAGACATTGGCTGGATCACTGGCCATTCCTACGTCACCTATGGGCCACTGGCCAATGGTGCCACCAGTGTTTTG TTTGAGGGGATCCCCACATACCCAGATGTGAGCCGCCTATGGAGCATTGTGGACAAATACAAGGTGACCAAGTTCTACACAGCACCCACAGCCATCCGTCTGCTCATGAAGTATGGAGATGAGCCTGTCACCAA GCATAGCCGGGCATCTTTGCAGATACTTGGCACAGTGGGTGAACCCATCAACCCAGAGGCCTGGCTGTGGTACCACCGGGTGGTAGGTGCCCAGCGCTGCCCCATCGTGGATACCTTCTGGCAAACGGAGACA GGTGGCCACATGCTGACTCCCCTCCCTGGTGCCACACCCATGAAGCCTGGTTCTGCT ACCTTCCCGTTCTTTGGTGTAGCTCCTGCAATCCTGAATGAGTCTGGGGAGGAGTTGGAAGGTGAAGCTGAAGGTTATCTG GTGTTCAAGCAGCCCTGGCCAGGGATCATGCGCACAGTCTATGGGAACCACGAACGCTTTGAGACCACCTACTTTAAGAAGTTCCCTGGGTACTATGTTACGGGAGATG GCTGCCGGCGGGACCAGGATGGCTATTACTGGATCACTGGCAGGATTGATGACATGCTCAAtgtatctg GACATCTGCTGAGTACAGCGGAGGTGGAGTCAGCACTTGTGGAACATGAGGCTGTTGCAGAGGCAGCTGTGGTGGGCCACCCTCATCCTGTGAAGGGTGAATGCCTCTACTGCTTTGTCACTCTGTGTGATGGCCACACCTTCAGCCCTACCCTCACCGAGGAGCTCAAAAAGCAGA TTAGAGAAAAGATTGGCCCCATTGCCACACCGGACTACATCCAGAACGCACCTGGCTTGCCTAAAACCCGCTCAG GAAAAATCATGAGGCGAGTGCTTCGGAAGATTGCTCAGAATGACCATGACCTAGGGGACACATCTACTGTGGCAGACCCATCTGTCATCAATCACCTCTTCAGCCACCGCTGCCTGACCACACAGTGA
- the ACSS2 gene encoding acetyl-coenzyme A synthetase, cytoplasmic isoform X3, whose product MGLPEERGRGSSGSRGQEEAGAGGRARSWSPPPEVSRSAHVPSLQRYRELHRRSVEEPREFWGDIAKEFYWKTPCPGPFLQYNFDVTKGKIFTEWMKGATTNICYNVLDRNVYEKKLGDKVAFYWEGNEPGETTQITYHELLVQVCQFSNVLRKQGIQKGDRVAIYMPMIPELVVAMLACARLGALHSIVFAGFSAESLCERILDSGCSLLITTDAFYRGEKLVNLKELADEALEKCQKKGFPVRCCIVVKHLGRSELGMGDSPSQSPPIKRPCPDVQIPWNQGVDLWWHELMQEAGDECEPEWCDAEDPLFILYTSGSTGKPKFEGIPTYPDVSRLWSIVDKYKVTKFYTAPTAIRLLMKYGDEPVTKHSRASLQILGTVGEPINPEAWLWYHRVVGAQRCPIVDTFWQTETGGHMLTPLPGATPMKPGSATFPFFGVAPAILNESGEELEGEAEGYLVFKQPWPGIMRTVYGNHERFETTYFKKFPGYYVTGDGCRRDQDGYYWITGRIDDMLNVSGHLLSTAEVESALVEHEAVAEAAVVGHPHPVKGECLYCFVTLCDGHTFSPTLTEELKKQIREKIGPIATPDYIQNAPGLPKTRSGKIMRRVLRKIAQNDHDLGDTSTVADPSVINHLFSHRCLTTQ is encoded by the exons ATGGGGCTTCCAGAGGAGCGTGGCCGGGGCAGCAGCGGGAGCAGGGGCCAGGAGGAAGCTGGAGCCGGAGGCCGGGCGCGGAGTTGGTCTCCGCCGCCTGAGGTCAGCCGCTCCGCGCACGTCCCCTCGCTGCAGCGCTACCGCGAGCTGCACCGGCGCTCTGTGGAGGAGCCGAGGG AGTTTTGGGGAGACATTGCCAAGGAATTTTACTGGAAGACTCCATGCCCTGGCCCATTCCTCCAGTACAACTTTGACGTGACTAAAGGGAAAATCTTCACTGAGTGGATGAAAGGAGCAACTACGAACATCTGCTACAATGTACTGGATCGAAATGTCTATGAGAAAAAACTTGGAGATAAAGTTGCTTTTTACTG GGAGGGTAATGAACCAGGGGAGACCACCCAGATCACATACCATGAGCTTCTGGTCCAAGTGTGTCAGTTCAGCAATGTTCTCCGAAAACAGG GCATTCAGAAAGGTGACCGAGTGGCCATTTACATGCCTATGATCCCAGAACTTGTGGTGGCCATGCTGGCGTGTGCCCGCCTTGGGGCTTTGCACTCCATTGTG tTTGCAGGCTTCTCTGCAGAGTCTCTATGTGAAAGGATCCTGGATTCTGGTTGCAGCCTTCTCATCACTACAG ATGCTTTCTACAGGGGGGAAAAGCTTGTGAACCTGAAGGAGCTGGCTGACGAAGCCCTGGAGAAGTGTCAGAAGAA GGGTTTCCCAGTGAGATGCTGCATTGTGGTCAAGCACCTGGGGCGGTCAGAGCTGGGCATGGGTGACTCCCCCAGCCAGTCTCCCCCAATTAAGAGGCCATGCCCAGATGTACAG ATCCCATGGAACCAAGGGGTTGACTTGTGGTGGCATGAACTCATGCAAGAGGCAGGGGATGAGTGTGAGCCCGAGTGGTGTGATGCTGAGGACCCACTCTTCATCCTGTACACTAGTGGCTCCACAGGCAAACCCaag TTTGAGGGGATCCCCACATACCCAGATGTGAGCCGCCTATGGAGCATTGTGGACAAATACAAGGTGACCAAGTTCTACACAGCACCCACAGCCATCCGTCTGCTCATGAAGTATGGAGATGAGCCTGTCACCAA GCATAGCCGGGCATCTTTGCAGATACTTGGCACAGTGGGTGAACCCATCAACCCAGAGGCCTGGCTGTGGTACCACCGGGTGGTAGGTGCCCAGCGCTGCCCCATCGTGGATACCTTCTGGCAAACGGAGACA GGTGGCCACATGCTGACTCCCCTCCCTGGTGCCACACCCATGAAGCCTGGTTCTGCT ACCTTCCCGTTCTTTGGTGTAGCTCCTGCAATCCTGAATGAGTCTGGGGAGGAGTTGGAAGGTGAAGCTGAAGGTTATCTG GTGTTCAAGCAGCCCTGGCCAGGGATCATGCGCACAGTCTATGGGAACCACGAACGCTTTGAGACCACCTACTTTAAGAAGTTCCCTGGGTACTATGTTACGGGAGATG GCTGCCGGCGGGACCAGGATGGCTATTACTGGATCACTGGCAGGATTGATGACATGCTCAAtgtatctg GACATCTGCTGAGTACAGCGGAGGTGGAGTCAGCACTTGTGGAACATGAGGCTGTTGCAGAGGCAGCTGTGGTGGGCCACCCTCATCCTGTGAAGGGTGAATGCCTCTACTGCTTTGTCACTCTGTGTGATGGCCACACCTTCAGCCCTACCCTCACCGAGGAGCTCAAAAAGCAGA TTAGAGAAAAGATTGGCCCCATTGCCACACCGGACTACATCCAGAACGCACCTGGCTTGCCTAAAACCCGCTCAG GAAAAATCATGAGGCGAGTGCTTCGGAAGATTGCTCAGAATGACCATGACCTAGGGGACACATCTACTGTGGCAGACCCATCTGTCATCAATCACCTCTTCAGCCACCGCTGCCTGACCACACAGTGA
- the ACSS2 gene encoding acetyl-coenzyme A synthetase, cytoplasmic isoform X2: MGLPEERGRGSSGSRGQEEAGAGGRARSWSPPPEVSRSAHVPSLQRYRELHRRSVEEPREFWGDIAKEFYWKTPCPGPFLQYNFDVTKGKIFTEWMKGATTNICYNVLDRNVYEKKLGDKVAFYWEGNEPGETTQITYHELLVQVCQFSNVLRKQGIQKGDRVAIYMPMIPELVVAMLACARLGALHSIVFAGFSAESLCERILDSGCSLLITTDAFYRGEKLVNLKELADEALEKCQKKGFPVRCCIVVKHLGRSELGMGDSPSQSPPIKRPCPDVQIPWNQGVDLWWHELMQEAGDECEPEWCDAEDPLFILYTSGSTGKPKGVVHTAGGYMLYVATTFKYVFDFHAEDVFWCTADIGWITGHSYVTYGPLANGATSVLFEGIPTYPDVSRLWSIVDKYKVTKFYTAPTAIRLLMKYGDEPVTKHSRASLQILGTVGEPINPEAWLWYHRVVGAQRCPIVDTFWQTETGGHMLTPLPGATPMKPGSATFPFFGVAPAILNESGEELEGEAEGYLVFKQPWPGIMRTVYGNHERFETTYFKKFPGYYVTGDGCRRDQDGYYWITGRIDDMLNVSGHLLSTAEVESALVEHEAVAEAAVVGHPHPVKGECLYCFVTLCDGHTFSPTLTEELKKQIREKIGPIATPDYIQNAPGLPKTRSGKIMRRVLRKIAQNDHDLGDTSTVADPSVINHLFSHRCLTTQ, from the exons ATGGGGCTTCCAGAGGAGCGTGGCCGGGGCAGCAGCGGGAGCAGGGGCCAGGAGGAAGCTGGAGCCGGAGGCCGGGCGCGGAGTTGGTCTCCGCCGCCTGAGGTCAGCCGCTCCGCGCACGTCCCCTCGCTGCAGCGCTACCGCGAGCTGCACCGGCGCTCTGTGGAGGAGCCGAGGG AGTTTTGGGGAGACATTGCCAAGGAATTTTACTGGAAGACTCCATGCCCTGGCCCATTCCTCCAGTACAACTTTGACGTGACTAAAGGGAAAATCTTCACTGAGTGGATGAAAGGAGCAACTACGAACATCTGCTACAATGTACTGGATCGAAATGTCTATGAGAAAAAACTTGGAGATAAAGTTGCTTTTTACTG GGAGGGTAATGAACCAGGGGAGACCACCCAGATCACATACCATGAGCTTCTGGTCCAAGTGTGTCAGTTCAGCAATGTTCTCCGAAAACAGG GCATTCAGAAAGGTGACCGAGTGGCCATTTACATGCCTATGATCCCAGAACTTGTGGTGGCCATGCTGGCGTGTGCCCGCCTTGGGGCTTTGCACTCCATTGTG tTTGCAGGCTTCTCTGCAGAGTCTCTATGTGAAAGGATCCTGGATTCTGGTTGCAGCCTTCTCATCACTACAG ATGCTTTCTACAGGGGGGAAAAGCTTGTGAACCTGAAGGAGCTGGCTGACGAAGCCCTGGAGAAGTGTCAGAAGAA GGGTTTCCCAGTGAGATGCTGCATTGTGGTCAAGCACCTGGGGCGGTCAGAGCTGGGCATGGGTGACTCCCCCAGCCAGTCTCCCCCAATTAAGAGGCCATGCCCAGATGTACAG ATCCCATGGAACCAAGGGGTTGACTTGTGGTGGCATGAACTCATGCAAGAGGCAGGGGATGAGTGTGAGCCCGAGTGGTGTGATGCTGAGGACCCACTCTTCATCCTGTACACTAGTGGCTCCACAGGCAAACCCaag GGTGTGGTTCACACAGCTGGGGGATACATGCTCTATGTGGCCACGACCTTCAAGTATGTGTTTGACTTCCACGCAGAGGATGTGTTCTGGTGCACAGCAGACATTGGCTGGATCACTGGCCATTCCTACGTCACCTATGGGCCACTGGCCAATGGTGCCACCAGTGTTTTG TTTGAGGGGATCCCCACATACCCAGATGTGAGCCGCCTATGGAGCATTGTGGACAAATACAAGGTGACCAAGTTCTACACAGCACCCACAGCCATCCGTCTGCTCATGAAGTATGGAGATGAGCCTGTCACCAA GCATAGCCGGGCATCTTTGCAGATACTTGGCACAGTGGGTGAACCCATCAACCCAGAGGCCTGGCTGTGGTACCACCGGGTGGTAGGTGCCCAGCGCTGCCCCATCGTGGATACCTTCTGGCAAACGGAGACA GGTGGCCACATGCTGACTCCCCTCCCTGGTGCCACACCCATGAAGCCTGGTTCTGCT ACCTTCCCGTTCTTTGGTGTAGCTCCTGCAATCCTGAATGAGTCTGGGGAGGAGTTGGAAGGTGAAGCTGAAGGTTATCTG GTGTTCAAGCAGCCCTGGCCAGGGATCATGCGCACAGTCTATGGGAACCACGAACGCTTTGAGACCACCTACTTTAAGAAGTTCCCTGGGTACTATGTTACGGGAGATG GCTGCCGGCGGGACCAGGATGGCTATTACTGGATCACTGGCAGGATTGATGACATGCTCAAtgtatctg GACATCTGCTGAGTACAGCGGAGGTGGAGTCAGCACTTGTGGAACATGAGGCTGTTGCAGAGGCAGCTGTGGTGGGCCACCCTCATCCTGTGAAGGGTGAATGCCTCTACTGCTTTGTCACTCTGTGTGATGGCCACACCTTCAGCCCTACCCTCACCGAGGAGCTCAAAAAGCAGA TTAGAGAAAAGATTGGCCCCATTGCCACACCGGACTACATCCAGAACGCACCTGGCTTGCCTAAAACCCGCTCAG GAAAAATCATGAGGCGAGTGCTTCGGAAGATTGCTCAGAATGACCATGACCTAGGGGACACATCTACTGTGGCAGACCCATCTGTCATCAATCACCTCTTCAGCCACCGCTGCCTGACCACACAGTGA